Part of the Thermotoga sp. genome, CCGTAGCACCTTCTTTAACAGTTCTTCCACGTTTTCAGGGGATACACCAGTGAACAAACGACCGTCTATTTCAACGCAGATACCCTGAGAGCACCTTCCAAAACAAAGGGAACCGTAAAGTTTAAAAT contains:
- a CDS encoding NAD(P)H-dependent oxidoreductase subunit E yields the protein MTIRVCMGSSCYLRGSYQLVEKLKELQKKYNFKLYGSLCFGRCSQGICVEIDGRLFTGVSPENVEELLKKVLRDA